The genomic segment GAGCCCGAATCGCAGGGACTGGCGGCCAACGCCGCGCACCAGCTCGTCGACGGCGTCACCCGGGTACTGACCAAGCCACGGTTCCGCGGCTGGATCCACGTCTATTCCGCCGGCACCGCCGTCTTCGCGGGCGCGTCGCTGGTCGCGGTGTCCTGGGCGGTGGGCTCCACCCGGGCCGGACTGGCGACCCTGCTCTACACCTTCGCCACCATCATCATGTTCACCGTCAGCGCCACGTATCACCGCGTGCACTGGAGGTCCGCGACGGCCCGCAAGTGGATGAAGCGGGCCGACCACTCGATGATCTTCGTGTTCATCGCCGGCAGCTACACCCCGTTCGCCCTGCTGGCCTTGTCCCCCCGCGACGGGCACGTCGTGCTGTGGATCGTGTGGGGCGGCGCGGCGGCCGGGGTCCTGCTGAAGATGCTGTGGCCGTCGGCGCCCCGCTGGGTCGGAGTGCCGCTCTACATCCTGCTGGGCTGGGTGGCCGTTTGGTACACCGGCGAGATCCTGCACAATGCCGGGGTGGCCGCGATGGTGCTGCTGTTCGTCGGCGGCGCGCTGTACAGCATCGGCGGCGTTCTCTACGCGCTGCGCTGGCCCGACCCGTGGCCGTCGACCTTCGGCTACCACGAGTTCTTCCACGCCTGCACGGCGGTCGCGGCGATCTGCCACTACATCGCGATGTGGTTCGTGGTGTTCTAGCGCGCGGGCACGCCCAGGGCGGCGGCCAGCTCGGTCGACCGAGTCACCGGCAGATCGCAGAGACGGCCGCGGCACACGTAGGCGGCGTCGGCGCCCCGCACCCGGTCCCGGCCGACCAGCAGCGCCGACGTGTCCATCTTTCCGCCCATCACGATCGCCCCGCCGGGTGCGAGCCGGCGAGCGTCGGTCAGCAGGGGCGACCGCGGCGAGTGGCAGGCGATCGCGATCTGCAGCGGACCCCGGATCGCGGCTTCGGCCACGGAAATCCAATGCCCCGCCGACCGCGGGGCCTTGGCCAGCAGCACCGAGTGCGCGGCCAGCGCCTCGGTCGCCGCTTGCAGGTAGCGCGGCGCGTCGACACTGCCGACCAGATGCGCCGCGGTCAGCAGCGCCTCGGTGATCGTCGACGCGCCCGACGGGGTCGCCCCGTCCAGCGGGTCGGCCGGCCGCAGCATCAGCTGCTCGGCATCGTCGGCGGTGTCATACCAGCGGCCGGGTCGCTGCGGATCGGCGAAATGCGCGAGGGCGATGTCAAGCAACTCGCATGCCGCCGTCAGCCAGACGTCCTCGACGGTCAGCTGGTACAGCGCCAGCAGCCCGGTGGCCAGTGTCGCGTGGTCCTCCAGGATGGCGGCGCTCTCGCCGACCACGCCACCGAGGCTGGCCCGCCGCAGCCGGCCGCCGACCACGTGCAGGTCCAGCAATGCCGTCGCGCACCGCCGAGCCGCGCGGGCCAACTCGGGTTGTTCCAGGGCCACGCTGGCCTCGGCCAGCGCGGTGATCGCCAGCCCGTTCCACGACGTGACGACCTTATCGTCGCGGCCCGGTTGGGTTCGGGTGTGTCGGGCGGCCAGCAGTGCGGCCCGCACACGTTCGGCGCGCGGCGGATCGTCGGGATCGCCGGGCAACTGCAGCACCGATGTGCCGTGTTCGAAAGTCCCGGACTCGGTGACCGCGAAAAGCTCAGCGGCCCAACGGCCGTCGTCGGGACCGAGCACCTCGGTCAACTGCTGCGGCGTCCAGACGTAGGTCGAACCCTCACGGCCGTCGGCGTCGGCGTCCAGCGACGAAGTGAACATCTCGCCGTCGGCCAATTCGTCGAGCATGAATTGCGCGGTCTGCGCAGTGACCCGGCGCGCCAACGGATCTCCGGTGCGCCGGGCCCAGTGCGCGTAGGCGCGCAACAGCAGTGCGTTGTCGTACAGCATCTTCTCGAAATGCGGCACGACCCAAGCTTTGTCGACGCTGTAGCGGGCAAATCCCCCGGCCAATTGGTCGTAGATGCCGCCGCGCGCCATCGCATTGCCGGTGCGTTCGACGGCCTGCAGCGCTGACGCCGATCCGGTGCGCTCGTAGTTGCGCAGCAGCGCTTCGAGAACCGCGGACGGCGGGAACTTCGGCGCGCCGCCGAACCCGCCGTGCGCGGTGTCCTGGTCGCCGAGCACCACGGCGACCGCGTGATCACACAGTGCCGGGTCGACGTCCGGGCCGCCGGAAGGCGGCCCCGCGAGGGCCCCAGACATCTTGCGCAACTCGCCCGCGATGTGGTCGGACGCCTCCTCGACCTCGCCGCGGCGTTGCTGCCAGGCGTCGGTGACGGCCGAAAGAAGTTGCAGGAAACCGCCTTTCGGGTAGTAAGTGCCGCAGAAGAAGGGACGCCCGTCCGGGGTCAGGAAGCACGTCATCGGCCAGCCGCCGTGCCCGGTAAGCGCGACGGTCGCGTTCATGTAAACCGCATCGATGTCCGGCCGTTCCTCGCGGTCGACCTTGACGCAGACGAAGTTCGCGTTCATCGCCGCCGCGACCTCGTCGTCCTCGAACGATTCGTGGGCCATCACATGACACCAGTGACACGCGGCATAGCCGATCGAAAGCAGAATCGGCACATCGCGTTCGGCGGCATCTTCCATCGCCTGCGGCGTCCACTGCTGCCAGTGCACCGGGTTGTCGGCGTGTTGACGCAAATAAGGGCTGGTGGCCAGCCCGAGAGTGTTGGTGGACGACGAGTCAGCCGGGCTCATCGCCGGGTCCTGACACCGATCCGTTCGCCGGCCCGGTGGCCTCGTCACGGGGTGGGCCGACCGTGTCGGTGCCCTCGTCGGCCGCCTGATCGGGCTCGGGATGCCTGGGGTCGAAGGACTCGGGCACCTTCTTGAGTTGCTTGTTCATCGAACGCAGCAGAAACAAGGTGGCGATCAACAGCAGTACCACGACCAGCAACCCGATCGGACTGGCCTTGCCGAAATCAGGCCCGGTGTGCTGCGGTGTCCCGTCAGCGATCACCGTGAGCAAAAGGTGTCTCACGCGTGGTTCTCGATTCCGCTGAAGAGGTCGTCCTCGGGCAAAACGACGGGCACGCGGGAGCGCGCCAACTCGAATTCCTCAGTCGGCCACAGGCGCTGCTGCCAGGCGATCGGGGCGGCGAAGAAGTCTGCCTTCGGGTCGATCTGGGTGGCATGCGCGCGTAGCGCGTCGTCGCGCTGGCTGAAATATTCCGAGCACTCCACCCGCGTGGTCACCCGGGTCTCGAACGGATCGTGCTCGGGTTTCCAGTGCTCGAGCCACTTCTGGAACGGGGGCTCGTGACCGTGCTTGATCGCCTCGTCGTGTAGCAGTTGCATCCGCTGGCGCAGGAAGCCGTGGACGTAGTACAGCTTGGACACCGCCCAGGGCTCACCGGCGTCCGGGAACCGGGCATAGTCGCCGGCCGCCTCGTAGGCGCCGACCGAAACCTGATGGCAGGCAATGTGATCCGGATGCGGGTAGCCGCCGTTCTCGTCGTACGTGGTGATCACGTGCGGGCGGAACTCGCGGACGACGCGCACCAGCGCCTCGACGGACTGCTCCAACGGCACCAGCGCGAAGCAGCCGTCGGGCAGCGGCGGCGGCGGATCACCCTTGGGCAGACCGGAATCGACGAAGCCGAGCCAGGTGTGCTCGACCCCGAGGATTTCGGCAGCCTTCGCCATCTCGTCGCGGCGAATCGCGGCGATGTGCTCTTGCACGTCGGGCAGGTCCATCGCCGGGTTGAGGATCTCGCCGCGCTCGCCACCGGTCAGCGTCACGACCAGCACGCGATGACCCTCGTCGGCATACCGGGCGAGTGTGGCCGCACCCTTGCTGGATTCGTCGTCGGGGTGGGCGTGCACCGCCATCAACCGCAGTTCGCTCACGTGTCCCCTTGTCGGTCCGATGGTCTCCCCTCGAGCCTATAAGGACCCTATAATTCCAGTTTCTCCATGTTGCACGCTGTCGGTCGCCCTCCGGCAGCACACCAGCCCACACGTGAAACAGCGATGACCCAGACTTCCATTCCGCGGCCCGAGGCCCGCTACGGACGCTCGCGCCTGTCTCGGGTCTCGCGACGCCGGGTGGCGATCGCGCTGGGTGTGCTGGTTCTGGCGGCCGGCATCGGCATCGCGAGCGTCGGCTATCAACGGCTGGGAACCAGCGCTGTCTCGGGTTCGCTGGCCGGTTACCAGGTGGTCGACAACGAAACGGCGTCAGTCACGATCAGCGTGACGCGATCCGATCCGTCGCGGCCGGTGGACTGCATCGTGCGGGTCCGCGCAAAGGACGGCAGCGAGACGGGCCGCCGCGAGGTCCTGGTCGGGCCGTCCGCGCAGGCCACGGTGCAAGTCACGACGACCGTGAAATCGTCACAACCGCCGGCGATGGCGGACATTTACGGATGCGGCACCGACGTGCCCGGCTACCTGCGCGCGGCCTGACCACTCACAAAGGTGAAGCTCAAATGACGTCATCGGCTGTTTCCACAGTGGTAACATGGATGAATGCACGGTTCCTCCCGGGACCGTGTATTGCTGCATTAGCGGCCGTGAGCCCAACGGCACGGCGGCAAGGGGCGGGACACAGACACTCCCTTTACCGGAGTTCAGAAACTCACGCGGTTACGCGGAGAAATACGACGAGGAGCACGACAAGATGACGGACACTCAGGTGACCTGGCTGACCCAGGAATCACATGACCGGCTGAAGGCTGAGCTCGATCAGTTGATCGCGAACCGTCCCGTCATCGCCGCGGAAATCAACGACCGCCGCGAGGAAGGCGACCTGCGGGAGAACGGCGGCTACCACGCCGCCCGCGAAGAGCAGGGTCAGCAGGAGGCGCGCATTCGCCAGCTCCAGGACCTGCTTAACAACGCCAAGGTCGGCGAGGCGCCCAAGCAGTCCGGCATCGCGCTGCCCGGATCGGTGGTCAAGGTCTACTACGACGGCGACAAGTCCGACACGGAGACCTTCTTGATCGCCACCCGCCAGGAG from the Mycobacterium lentiflavum genome contains:
- the trhA gene encoding PAQR family membrane homeostasis protein TrhA; translated protein: MSTKTRTATQPEPESQGLAANAAHQLVDGVTRVLTKPRFRGWIHVYSAGTAVFAGASLVAVSWAVGSTRAGLATLLYTFATIIMFTVSATYHRVHWRSATARKWMKRADHSMIFVFIAGSYTPFALLALSPRDGHVVLWIVWGGAAAGVLLKMLWPSAPRWVGVPLYILLGWVAVWYTGEILHNAGVAAMVLLFVGGALYSIGGVLYALRWPDPWPSTFGYHEFFHACTAVAAICHYIAMWFVVF
- a CDS encoding thioredoxin domain-containing protein codes for the protein MSPADSSSTNTLGLATSPYLRQHADNPVHWQQWTPQAMEDAAERDVPILLSIGYAACHWCHVMAHESFEDDEVAAAMNANFVCVKVDREERPDIDAVYMNATVALTGHGGWPMTCFLTPDGRPFFCGTYYPKGGFLQLLSAVTDAWQQRRGEVEEASDHIAGELRKMSGALAGPPSGGPDVDPALCDHAVAVVLGDQDTAHGGFGGAPKFPPSAVLEALLRNYERTGSASALQAVERTGNAMARGGIYDQLAGGFARYSVDKAWVVPHFEKMLYDNALLLRAYAHWARRTGDPLARRVTAQTAQFMLDELADGEMFTSSLDADADGREGSTYVWTPQQLTEVLGPDDGRWAAELFAVTESGTFEHGTSVLQLPGDPDDPPRAERVRAALLAARHTRTQPGRDDKVVTSWNGLAITALAEASVALEQPELARAARRCATALLDLHVVGGRLRRASLGGVVGESAAILEDHATLATGLLALYQLTVEDVWLTAACELLDIALAHFADPQRPGRWYDTADDAEQLMLRPADPLDGATPSGASTITEALLTAAHLVGSVDAPRYLQAATEALAAHSVLLAKAPRSAGHWISVAEAAIRGPLQIAIACHSPRSPLLTDARRLAPGGAIVMGGKMDTSALLVGRDRVRGADAAYVCRGRLCDLPVTRSTELAAALGVPAR
- the mca gene encoding mycothiol conjugate amidase Mca, producing the protein MSELRLMAVHAHPDDESSKGAATLARYADEGHRVLVVTLTGGERGEILNPAMDLPDVQEHIAAIRRDEMAKAAEILGVEHTWLGFVDSGLPKGDPPPPLPDGCFALVPLEQSVEALVRVVREFRPHVITTYDENGGYPHPDHIACHQVSVGAYEAAGDYARFPDAGEPWAVSKLYYVHGFLRQRMQLLHDEAIKHGHEPPFQKWLEHWKPEHDPFETRVTTRVECSEYFSQRDDALRAHATQIDPKADFFAAPIAWQQRLWPTEEFELARSRVPVVLPEDDLFSGIENHA
- a CDS encoding DUF4307 domain-containing protein; amino-acid sequence: MTQTSIPRPEARYGRSRLSRVSRRRVAIALGVLVLAAGIGIASVGYQRLGTSAVSGSLAGYQVVDNETASVTISVTRSDPSRPVDCIVRVRAKDGSETGRREVLVGPSAQATVQVTTTVKSSQPPAMADIYGCGTDVPGYLRAA
- the greA gene encoding transcription elongation factor GreA — its product is MTDTQVTWLTQESHDRLKAELDQLIANRPVIAAEINDRREEGDLRENGGYHAAREEQGQQEARIRQLQDLLNNAKVGEAPKQSGIALPGSVVKVYYDGDKSDTETFLIATRQEGVKEGKLEVYSPKSPLGEALIDAKVGETRTYTVPNGNTVKVTLVSAEPYHD